The Caloenas nicobarica isolate bCalNic1 chromosome Z, bCalNic1.hap1, whole genome shotgun sequence genome has a segment encoding these proteins:
- the DBT gene encoding lipoamide acyltransferase component of branched-chain alpha-keto acid dehydrogenase complex, mitochondrial: MAALAALRSSCCGAGRLVCIHRVRSCSSIRFIKSKYVCVFDKSALKFSHQQRLFRTSAVSCGQIVQFKLSDIGEGIIEVTVKEWYVKEGDSVSQFDSICEVQSDKASVTITSRYDGIIRKLHYNVDEIAYVGKPLVDIETDASKGVASEDVVETPPMSHEEHTHQEIKGHKTLATPAVRRLAMENNVKLSEVVGTGKDNRILKEDILNYLAKQTGAILPPSPKAEIIPPLPKSETVPAAPKDKAHKIPVPVSRPIVFSGKDKTEPITGFHKAMVKTMSAALKIPHFGYCDEIDLTQLVQLREELKPLAQLRGVKLSFMPFFIKAASLGLLQYPILNASLDESCQNVTYKASHNIGVAMDTEQGLIVPNVKNVQVCSVFEIASELNRLQSLGSAGQLGTNDLTGGTFTLSNIGTIGGTYAKPVILPPEVAIGALGKIQLLPRFNGKGEVFKAQIMNVSWSADHRIIDGATMARFSNLWKSYLENPASMLLDLK; the protein is encoded by the exons ATGGCGGCGCTGGCcgctctgaggagcagctgctgcggcGCGGGGCGCCTG GTTTGCATTCACCGTGTTAGATCGTGCAGCAGCATTCGCTttataaaatcaaaatatgtgTGCGTGTTTGACAAATCTGCCCTCAAGTTTAGTCATCAACAGCGATTATTCAGAACATCTGCTG TTTCATGTGGCCAAATTGTCCAGTTTAAGCTTTCTGACATTGGAGAAGGGATTATAGAGGTGACTGTAAAAGAATG GTATGTAAAAGAAGGTGATAGCGTGTCTCAGTTTGATAGCATCTGTGAAGTACAGAGCGATAAAGCATCTGTTACTATTACTAGTCGTTATGATGGCATCATTAGAAAACTCCATTACAATGTAGATGAAATTGCTTATGTTGGAAAACCATTAGTGGACATTGAAACTGATGCTTCAAAAG GTGTTGCCTCTGAAGATGTTGTTGAAACACCTCCTATGTCTCATGAAGAGCACACTCACCAAGAGATAAAAGGTCACAAAACATTAGCAACCCCTGCAGTTCGTCGTCTGGCCATGGAAAACAAC GTTAAATTGAGTGAAGTTGTTGGAACAGGGAAAGATAACAGAATCCTTAAAGAAGACATACTCAACTACTTGGCCAAACAAACAGGAGCTATTTTACCTCCATCACCAAAGGCTGAAATTATCCCACCTTTGCCAAAATCAGAGACTGTGCCAGCTGCTCCAAAGGACAAGGCACACAAAATTCCTGTACCTGTTTCCAGACCTATTGTGTTTTCAGGAAAAGATAAAACTGAACCTATCACAG GTTTTCACAAGGCAATGGTAAAGACTATGAGTGCAGCCCTGAAGATACCCCACTTTGGTTATTGTGATGAGATTGACTTGACTCAGCTTGTTCAGCTGCGAGAAGAGCTGAAACCTCTAGCACAACTTCGTGGAGTTAAGCTTTCCTTTATGCCTTTCTTCATAAAG gcagCCTCTCTGGGATTATTGCAGTATCCCATTCTAAATGCTTCTTTGGATGAAAGCTGTCAGAATGTCACATATAAG GCTTCGCACAACATTGGAGTTGCTATGGACACAGAGCAAGGTTTAATTGTCccaaatgtgaaaaatgttcAAGTCTGTAGTGTGTTTGAGATTGCTTCTGAATTAAATCGCCTACAGTCCTTGGGCTCTGCAGGCCAACTGGGAACGAACGACCTGACTGGGGGAACATTCACCCTTTCAAATATTGGCACG attgGTGGCACGTATGCTAAACCGGTGATACTACCTCCTGAAGTAGCTATTGGAGCACTTGGAAAGATACAG CTTCTTCCTCGGTTTAATGGAAAAGGTGAAGTATTTAAAGCACAGATAATGAATGTGAGTTGGTCAGCTGATCACCGCATCATTGATGGAGCTACAATGGCCCGGTTTTCTAACTTGTGGAAATCTTATTTGGAGAACCCTGCTTCGATGCTGCTAGACCTTAAATAA